One genomic window of Saccopteryx bilineata isolate mSacBil1 chromosome 4, mSacBil1_pri_phased_curated, whole genome shotgun sequence includes the following:
- the LOC136335094 gene encoding LOW QUALITY PROTEIN: proteasomal ubiquitin receptor ADRM1-like (The sequence of the model RefSeq protein was modified relative to this genomic sequence to represent the inferred CDS: substituted 2 bases at 2 genomic stop codons) translates to MTTSGALFPRLVPGFRGSSNKYLVEFRAGKMSLKGTTVTPDKRKGLVYIQQLDDSLIHFCWKDRMSGNVEDDLIIFPDDCEFKRVPQCPSGRVYVLKFKAGSKWLFFXMXEPKTDQDEEHCRKANEYLNNPPMPGALGTIGSGGHELSALGGEGGLQSLLGNMSHSQLMQLIGPAGLGGLGGLGALTGPGLASLLGSRGPPASSSSSSSRSQLAAVTPSSTTSSTRATPAPSAPAAATATSPSPAPSSVDLASVLMPEIMAPILANADVQERLLPYLPSGESLPQTTDEIQNTLTSPQFQQALGMFSVALASGQLGPLMCQFGLPVEAVEAANKGDVEAFAKAMQNSARPEQKEGDRKDKKDEEEDMSLD, encoded by the coding sequence ATGACGACTTCAGGAGCTCTGTTTCCAAGACTGGTGCCAGGCTTCCGTGGGTCCTCCAACAAGTATCTGGTGGAGTTCCGGGCAGGAAAGATGTCGTTAAAAGGGACGACCGTCACCCCAGATAAAAGGAAAGGGCTCGTGTACATCCAGCAGTTGGATGACTCCCTCATTCACTTCTGCTGGAAGGATAGGATGTCGGGGAATGTGGAAGACGATTTGATCATCTTCCCTGATGACTGTGAGTTCAAGCGTGTGCCGCAGTGCCCCAGCGGCAGGGTCTATGTGCTCAAGTTCAAGGCCGGGTCCAAGTGGCTTTTCTTCTGAATGTAGGAGCCCAAGACAGACCAGGACGAGGAGCACTGCCGTAAAGCGAACGAATACCTGAACAACCCTCCGatgcccggggcgctggggaccATCGGGAGTGGAGGCCACGAGCTGTCTGCACTGGGTGGTGAGGGGGGCCTGCAGAGCCTGCTGGGGAACATGAGCCACAGCCAGCTCATGCAGCTCATCGGACCCGCCGGCCTCGGAGGACTGGGTGGGCTAGGGGCCCTGACTGGGCCAGGCCTGGCCAGCTTACTGGGGAGTAGAGGGCCTCCGGCCAGCAGCTCTTCATCCAGCTCCCGGAGCCAGTTGGCCGCGGTCACGCCGTCCTCCACCACCTCTTCCACCCGCGCCACCCCTGCCCCTTCTGCTCCGGCAGCTGCCACGGCGACCAGCCCGAGCCCGGCGCCCAGTTCAGTTGACCTGGCCAGTGTCCTGATGCCCGAGATCATGGCCCCCATCCTTGCCAATGCGGACGTCCAGGAGCGCCTGCTGCCTTACCTGCCCTCCGGGGAGTCTCTCCCACAGACCACAGACGAGATCCAGAACACGCTGACCTCCCCCCAGTTCCAGCAGGCCTTGGGCATGTTCAGTGTAGCCTTGGCCTCGGGACAGCTGGGTCCCCTCATGTGCCAGTTTGGGCTACCCGTGGAGGCTGTGGAGGCTGCAAACAAGGGTGATGTGGAAGCATTTGCCAAAGCAATGCAGAACAGCGCCAGGCCAGAGCAGAAGGAGGGTGACAGGAAGGACAAGAAGGACGAAGAGGAGGACATGAGCTTAGATTAA